AAGTGCCAAGCGTTACGAATCCACTTGAACCGTTTGTTAAATTACTTGTACGGGAATTCATCAGCTTCATATAGAGTTAAATCACTACCATCTTCAATACTAACATCGGTGAACTCAATAATAGCCTTATTAGTTTGATCGTAAGAAAACATAATAGAAGTATTATAAGTTTCATCAAAAGTCACTTCTGTGGTGAAGGTAGGTATATAAACATACTCTTTATCTACACTATCCCAAATTGCATGTTCATAGTCTTCTCCTGATATGTCAGCCGAGATATTGAACGATACTTGTAGAGAAACATATGCATTGTGATCATCGACTTCTATGACATGGATATCATCGATGTTGATTCGATTTAACGCAACCCCTGTAACTTTAGCATAATTTCTACCTTCAAAAACAAAGCCTGAGTTCATGAACTCTTCTGATACAACCTCCTCTATCCACGATAGGTCTTTGTCAATACACTCGTGGACTACAGAAGTTAGTAGTTGTTCTGCTTGGTTATATATTTCGAGAAACTCAGAGATAGTTTTAAGGCTATGGCACTGTTCTGATGTATCGCAGTAACCGATCAAGTCCCCATCACCGCTAATGACATAAACTTGCTGCTCATTGGCGTTAAGCCAAGCTTGTAGGCTTAATAACGATATTGCATCAGGAAACTCATCTTTTTTCTTTCCTTCACTAAATGGGAACTTAGCGTCAAAATACCTTGAAACTAACTCTTTTACACTACATTGCTCTGCATCCAGCACCTTTACATTACTTTGGAATAAAAAGGAGTTCCAGCCAGCGTGGACTTGATCCTGTATTGACTTGTCATTGAAGCCTTTTAGAGCTTCAACAAGCTCATTTGGTACACCACTTTCAATAAATGCGAGCTCTTTAGTAAATCGTTTTTTCGAATTGATGACCTGCTCACTTTTCTCATTCAGCTTACTTTCAACTTTACCTTTAACTATCTCGGAGATATAGATATTGATTAAGGAGTATTCTCCTAGCTTTGATAGCTTTTTCAGTACACCTGAATCAAAGCGAAAGCCCTGTTGCATGAATGACTGAGTGTCTATGAATACATTCCTAGTTTTCATAATATCCTTACTTTATTCGTAGAAGCCTGAAAAGTAATTTAACGCCTTGTTAAAAAGCAGCTAACTACCACCAACTCAAACAAGACCACCGAAATCAACCGAACCAAAATCGCCGACTGTTAGCTGTCTGATTGAACAATTTGTTATGTGCGAGTCAGCTCATCCCAGCAGCTTACACCTTCGATATCTACCACTACATTCTCAACTTTTCTAGCTTTGTAAAAGGGGTCTGAGCCACAAAACATTAAACCACTATAGGGTATGCCATCACGCCTGTGGTATTCAGCAGGGTAAGGATTATTCCTTCTGCTTTTTGAGTAGTGCAATTTTTCGTAGTTTGAACACTCATTTACTAAATACAGTTGTTCCATGAGTTCCAAAACTGTATCGGAAGACTTACGGCCACTTATGAATGTAACTACATCACTTTCTCGTCCATCTGTGTACTCGCGGGTGATTAACCAAGCTTTTGTTGCTTTAAGAGTCGATTTGATTCTGTGCTTATGGCGTTGAATCCGCTTAAGCTCCTGATCTATTTTGGTTGAATCACAATGATTCTCTTCTAAAAACGATTTAGCTAATTCGAGTACTTTCCTCATAGGAATGTTTTCACGTATGGCTGTATCGAACATTGCTTTAGCCCGCTTGCTATCAAGCGGGTGAACACCGAATTCAAAGCTAATATCGGAAAAGCAACGTTTAAGCAATGTTTCAAATTTCATAAGATGAACCCAACTTTTTATCTAGCACATAACGCCTTGCTAAGGTGCAGCTAACTGCCACGAAGCCTAAACAAAGCCACCATAATCACTAAACCCAACCGAGCCAAAAATGCCAAAGGTTAGCTGTCACTCTTAAGCAATTTGTTATGTGATTCTCGCAACAATTTCCCCTATTGTAGCTTTTTGGATAGGTTCACCAAAAGCAGGTTTGGTGACAACGAGAATATTGCCATCCAGTTCTAGCCCTTCACTTACCGCGCGGTTTACGTGGTCAAACACTCTTTCCATTGAGCTGTTTACACAATGGAATATAACCAACTGATACTGGTAATTAACTCGTAGTTCAGATAGCTTTTCTAAGTCACTGATTAACTCACCATATGACAAATGAGGTGTAGTTTTTACTTCAATTGCTGCAATTTGATTATCAAAATTACCGGGAGAATGAAATAGAAAATCTGGCATCCTTCTCGTTTGTAGAGGGATTACTTCCATGATTTGCGCAACATCGTCAGTAAGGAGCGACTTTACAAGCTCTGAATGCAAAAACACGCCCTCAATTGCCCCATGCTCCCTTTCAAAGCCATGCATCGCTACACGAATGTAATGGTATAACTCGTAACAATAGACTCGTTCAGCGAACCCAAAGTACCCGTTTCCAACCCTATTTATAGCGTACTCAAACCAGCCCAAAAATAGACGTGAATTCATTTATATGCTCCAATCACATAACGAATGACATGGATTCCCCCTCCCGAGGATCTACCACACTCTTGTGGTACTTGTTAGAACCGGAGACACCATGTCTGATTATTCGTATTTTGGCGGTATCGACTTAGCTAAGAACCACTTCAGTCTTCATATCGTTGACCAAAAAGGCAAAGTTATTCTATATAAGTCAGTTACACGCTCTAAGTTGTTGACTACCATATCAAACCTTCCGCATATGCGTATAGGCTTGGAAGCGTGCGGTGGTGCACATTACTGGGCGAGAACTCTCAACAAGCTTGGCCACGATACACTCATAATGGCGGCTAAATATGTCGCTCCATACAGAACTAAAGGAAAGAACGACCTAAATGATGCCGTCGCGATATGTGAGGCTGTTCAACGTCCTGCGACTCGTTTTGTTCCAACAAAATCACCTGAGCAGCAGGCTATATTGTCGGTACATCGTATGCGTGAGCACTGGGTTCGCGAACGAACAGCTATTATGAACCGCATTCGAGCTTTGCTTTCTGAGTTTGGGCTTGTTATACCCGTCGGGCGCTCGTCATTAATGAAGCAGGTTCCACTTATTCTCGAAGATGCAGAAAACGAACTGCCTCAACTGGCTAGAGTCGTCCTCCATGACGCATACGAACACCTTGATGCTCTCAACCAACGCATTGCGGATACCGAACAGACATTCGAGTCCTTCGCTAAGATCAGCGATAACGTTCAACGCATTATGAAAGTT
This is a stretch of genomic DNA from Vibrio maritimus. It encodes these proteins:
- a CDS encoding PIN domain-containing protein, which translates into the protein MKTRNVFIDTQSFMQQGFRFDSGVLKKLSKLGEYSLINIYISEIVKGKVESKLNEKSEQVINSKKRFTKELAFIESGVPNELVEALKGFNDKSIQDQVHAGWNSFLFQSNVKVLDAEQCSVKELVSRYFDAKFPFSEGKKKDEFPDAISLLSLQAWLNANEQQVYVISGDGDLIGYCDTSEQCHSLKTISEFLEIYNQAEQLLTSVVHECIDKDLSWIEEVVSEEFMNSGFVFEGRNYAKVTGVALNRINIDDIHVIEVDDHNAYVSLQVSFNISADISGEDYEHAIWDSVDKEYVYIPTFTTEVTFDETYNTSIMFSYDQTNKAIIEFTDVSIEDGSDLTLYEADEFPYK